One region of Eupeodes corollae chromosome 1, idEupCoro1.1, whole genome shotgun sequence genomic DNA includes:
- the LOC129939043 gene encoding probable serine/threonine-protein kinase cdc7 produces the protein MSFNNFNYMDGVPVKISEKYKPPPKVTIPQAVVNRLSNITEDQYESPEFTYNFQLEKQVIKKLAEWRKVREVERENRRERIRIYELQKCRDNEAKQKQLLTAVSYPSAEDLSSGSDNEDKEEENNKVNDKAPVADVVTTNNADQSNHHSRQSYDTILQPTVAIPLSSSYSTYSPSTVLIPSKINYSDFENDTSSPFDNIELKTINDLDILAQVLNDTQKHSVSNGELTDTASATATVVEEDSSSNKTPEQSPTVLSENSKGFQPPVAISQCNTSQESNFYYNSMVSQTQALHLQQQQHQTHQHHQYNMMNYETVKHHNNMEPCAADLYFNYNNLPEVSNHNYLYGNYTTPSTQLQIQNSSPVVMSAAVSMADHNNKYNNYPNGTFLNNYNCDSRYGMQSADSGTVCNAFIGNRLEANEIVSKSKSKSVPDILKELKDEIRDSEIRRTRNNSQTMVDQSKRNSADSAQSLPSPNQPSRSSSSSSTSFMKLSPSSQKLAKNISFMGFPLERVSKIAELYGNDDKKIIEHLIPLSELLDLGFDESKISEALIKFDNNKDKALDFLIS, from the exons atgtcttttaataattttaattacatgGATGGAGTGCCTGTCAAAATATCTGAAAAATACAAACCACCTCCCAAAGTAACCATTCCACAGGCGGTTGTAAATCGTCTAAGCAATATAACCGAGGACCAATACGAATCTCCGGAATTCACatataattttcaattggaaaaaCAAGTGATAAAGAAACTTGCGGAATGGAGAAAAGTTCGTGAGGTCGAACGAGAAAATCGTCGTGAGCGGATACGAATCTATGAGTTGCAAAAATGTCGCGACAACGAAGCCAAACAGAAACAGCTTCTCACAGCAGTTTCCTATCCGAGTGCAGAAGATCTCTCCTCAGGCTCAGATAACGAAGACAAAGAAGAAGAGAATAATAAAGTAAATGATAAGGCACCAGTTGCCGACGTCGTCACCACCAACAACGCTGACCAATCAAATCACCATTCACGACAAAGCTACGACACCATCCTACAACCAACAGTTGCGATCCCCTTAAGCTCATCGTACTCGACATACTCACCTTCCACAGTTTTAATTCctagtaaaattaattattcagattttgaaaatgatacatCGTCGCCCTTCGACAATATCGAGCTTAAGACAATTAACGACTTAGATATTTTAGCTCAAGTACTGAACGATACTCAGAAACATTCCGTTAGCAATGGTGAACTAACAGATACAGCTTCAGCTACAGCTACTGTTGTCGAAGAAGATAGTAGCTCCAACAAAACACCTGAACAATCTCCAACTGTTCTTAGTGAGAATTCTAAAGGCTTTCAACCACCCGTAGCAATCAGTCAATGCAATACAAGTCAAGAGTCAAATTTCTACTACAATTCGATGGTGTCTCAAACGCAAGCCCTTCatctccaacaacaacaacaccaaaccCATCAGCACCATCAGTATAATATGATGAACTATGAAACTGTTAAGCATCACAATAATATGGAACCTTGTGCGGccgatttgtattttaattataacaaCTTGCCAGAAGTGAGTAATCACAATTATCTATATGGAAACTACACAACGCCGTCGACGCAGCTTCAAATACAGAATTCTTCTCCTGTGGTAATGTCGGCGGCGGTGTCGATGGCCGACCacaataataaatacaataactATCCAAATGGgacgtttttaaataattataactgTGATTCTCGATATGGGATGCAAAGTGCCGATAGTGGTACGGTGTGCAATGCATTCATTGGCAATCGATTGGAAGCCAACGAAATTGTTTCGAAAAGTAAATCCAAAAGTGTTCCGGACATTCTTAAGGAATTGAAGGATGAAATAAGGGATTCTGAAATAAGGAGAACGAGAAACAATAGTCAAACAATGGTTGATCAATCAAAGA GAAACTCAGCTGATTCAGCGCAATCGCTACCAAGTCCAAATCAACCGTCTCGatcttcttcctcttcctcgacTAGCTTTATGAAACTTTCACCATCTTCACAAAAGTTGGCGAAAAATATCAGTTTTATGGGATTTCCTTTAGAAAGAGTATCCAAAATAGCCGAACTTTATGGTAATGAtgataaaaaa ataattGAACATCTTATACCGTTGAGTGAACTTCTCGATTTGGGATTTGATGAATCAAAAATATCAGAAGCCCTTATTAAGTTCGATAATAATAAAGATAAAGCTCTTGACTTCCTtatttcatag
- the LOC129939045 gene encoding uncharacterized protein LOC129939045, which yields MDYEEKTIKLLAGIHIADKPNDFLQLENLDGEGTIYYLKTVIALKLDLNADQLDIVYYGVILDDDTPLSHIEHEGAVHCFKRTKRYEPYIPKLPENCETEVQSLFNVISNIQINVNSRVNILQKILAEYPEFRRNLGAQALIRDSVLFNTLHQPEVVKNIAKKYPIICEAAAFIVETVKKELARNSNYVAEIVSDTTTSSEEENSGTPANQSEQARIRRISRHQLAAALQQAGTTSMNSLSDIAQRNTGTNDSVSATNPQTPQASTGGGSGGGRILSSTFSNALARALGALGGANNSNPASNTESTEATNNSEAMQWMDSDPLEATTPSDDINDLPARYRDHQYADQLRLMSQMGFTNYAENISYLTITNGNVENAVNLIMGTQDTR from the exons ATGGATTacgaagaaaaaacaattaaacttcTTGCAGGGATCCACATAGCCGATAAGCCAAATGATTTTCTTCAACTCGAGAATCTGGATGGCGAAGGAACAATTTACTATCTCAAAACAGTGATTGCCCTAAAACTTGATCTTAATGCAGACCAACTTG atattgtTTATTATGGTGTTATTTTGGACGATGATACACCATTGTCTCACATCGAGCACGAAGGTGCCGTCCATTGTTTTAAGAGAACAAAACGATACGAACCATACATCCCGAAATTGCCTGAGAATTGTGAGACCGAAGTTCAGTCACTCTTCAATGTTATATCGAACATTCAGATCAATGTAAATTCGAGGgtgaatattttgcaaaaaattctgGCAGAATATCCGGAGTTCCGGAGAAATCTTGGTGCTCAGGCATTGATTAGGGATTCGGTGTTATTCAATACACTCCATCAGCCGGAGGTTGTTAAGAATATCGCTAAAAAGTATCCAATTATTTGTGAAGCAGCTGCGTTTATTGTGGAAACAGTTAAGAAGGAACTTGCTCGTAATTCTAACTATG TTGCTGAAATAGTTTCGGACACAACTACAAGTTCTGAGGAGGAAAACTCTGGAACGCCTGCAAATCAATCGGAACAAGCCCGAATCCGCCGTATAAGTCGTCACCAGTTGGCAGCCGCCTTGCAGCAAGCTGGCACTACCTCCATGAACTCATTGTCTGACATTGCACAACGCAACACAGGAACTAACGACTCTGTATCGGCAACTAATCCACAAACACCACAAGCCTCCACCGGCGGCGGCAGTGGAGGCGGACGAATTCTCTCGTCTACTTTCAGTAATGCTCTTGCCAGAGCCCTTGGAGCTCTCGGAGGAGCTAATAACTCAAACCCGGCTAGCAACACCGAATCTACTGAAGCAACCAATAATAGCGAGGCAATGCAATGGATGGACAGCGACCCATTGGAGGCGACTACCCCAAGCGACGATATCAATGATTTACCAGCAAGGTATCGCGATCATCAATATGCCGATCAATTGCGACTCATGAGTCAAATGGGTTTCACTAATTATGCAGAGAACATAAGCTACTTGACGATTACTAATGGAAATGTGGAAAACGCTGTCAACCTAATCATGGGTACCCAGGATACTCGTTAA
- the LOC129939370 gene encoding histone-lysine N-methyltransferase 2D isoform X2, which yields MSRQHLSRVDRFAQMSKLEEVIAKKRQEILEKQRTTELAKQVAAAQSIASKQNVEEAAPEDEEVIETVPPPTPQSSSSTTIIGLSSQSKLKNTFCNDGSFLTHFKKILEKHKPEPPPPQPEPEPEPELEAQAEQDREPEPIPYESSILNEQQQQQDMQHQQDMQHQQDIQHQQHQAQQQHQHQQQQQQHLPQQQQLLQQQHLHHQQQQQQHQQAPQPLKIETQMPPTELPPPPIVPSSYFNLVIPPPMMNLQVTVPPPPPPPPPVPVPLQQCIPPLYMIPPPEPLQLNTIPPPKEFDLNAIPKPEFNLDAIQVPTETTEKDNSNDSITLPTSLEQLIDLVADFGDGYEDKIRSHKNALHPSLWFLFEKDSEQYISYRKELEASRLDHQLQEQELFEQDEMQHFDLAKSSKTFDDKYDPECVMDRDEDSDDEYMRGMMDRNRDNLKRRIECRNEIMEEERQREEKKKQRKSRWGEKSDEIPPALCTLGNQNKPVLSAVQRTDPALLQYARQNYGTTELEEDEWRKCEEHYKVNLLYQDMLKKRQEIDRLARSGKFKYEYDSDEDVTGGTWEHKLRNAEMEATNAWASALTKQSEGKHHIGDFLPPEELKKFMEQYEAKKSNRQPDLSDYKEYKLREDNVGFQMLQKLGWKEGQGLGSAGTGIVDPVNKAPQRDGHQGLGVASAAAPEDCDNEYDAYRKRMMLAYRFRPNPLNNPRRAYY from the exons ATGTCCCGGCAACACTTAAGTCGCGTCGATCGATTCGCGCAAATGTCGAAGCTAGAGGAGGTCATTGCCAAAAAACGTCAGGAAATTCTTGAAAAACAAAGAACCACAGAATTAGCTAAGCAAGTAGCAGCTGCTCAAAGTATTGCATCTAAACAAAATGTCGAAGAGGC AGCACCCGAGGATGAAGAAGTCATTGAAACAGTACCACCACCAACGCCACAATCATCATCCTCAACAACCATAATTGGATTGAGTAGTCAATcgaaacttaaaaatacattttgtaatgATGGTTCTTTCCTTACGCATTTTAAAAAGATTCTAGAAAAACACAA GCCTGAGCCACCGCCGCCACAACCTGAGCCAGAGCCTGAACCCGAGTTAGAAGCTCAAGCTGAACAAGATAGAGAGCCAGAACCTATTCCCTATGAATCTTCTATTCTCAatgaacaacaacagcaacaagatATGCAACATCAACAAGATATGCAACATCAACAAGAcatacaacatcaacaacaccaAGCACAACAGCAACACCAacaccaacagcagcagcaacaacatctaccacaacaacaacagctactACAACAACAGCACCTccatcatcagcaacaacaacaacaacatcagcaagCTCCACAACCCTTAAAGATTGAAACTCAAATGCCTCCAACTGAATTACCTCCTCCACCAATAGTTCCAAGTTCATACTTTAATCTTGTAATTCCTCCACCAATGATGAATTTACAAGTTACAGTTCCACCACCacctccaccaccaccaccagtaCCAGTACCCCTGCAACAATGCATTCCACCACTATATATGATACCACCACCAGAGCCACTGCAATTGAATACAATTCCTCCGCCAAAGGAATTCGATCTGAATGCCATTCCTAAGCCAGAGTTCAACTTGGATGCAATTCAGGTGCCAACTGAAACGACAGAAAAAG ACAACTCAAATGACTCTATAACATTACCGACATCATTAGAACAATTAATCGATTTGGTTGCCGATTTTGGTGATGGTTATGAAGATAAAATACGTTCGCATAAAAACGCTTTACACCCATCCTTGTG GTTTCTGTTTGAGAAGGATTCTGAGCAATATATTAGTTACCGAAAAGAATTGGAAGCTTCCCGATTAGATCACCAACTGCAAGAGCAGGAACTGTTCGAGCAAGATGAAATGCAACACTTTGACTTGgctaaatcttcaaaaacatttgatgaTAAGTATGATCCTGAGTGTGTTATGGATCGCGATGAAGATTCAGATGATGAGTACATGCGAGGTATGATGGATCGAAATCGTGACAATCTAAAGCGACGAATCGAATGTCGCAATGAGATAATGGAAGAAGAGCGTCAGCGAGAAGAGAAGAAAAAGCAACGCAAAAGTCGTTGGGGAGAAAAGTCTGACGAAATACCACCTGCTCTTTGTACTCTGGGTAACCAAAACAAACCGGTATTGTCTGCTGTACAACGAACAGACCCAGCTTTGTTGCAATACGCACGTCAAAACTATGGCACAACAGAATTAGAAGAAGACGAATGGAGAAAGTGTGAGGAACACTACAAGGTCAATCTGCTTTATCAGGATATGTTGAAAAAACGACAAGAAATCGATCGATTAGCTAGATCGGGTAAATTTAAGTACGAATATGATTCGGACGAAGATGTGACTGGGGGAACTTGGGAACACAAGTTACGTAACGCTGAAATGGAAGCCACAAACGCCTGGGCATCGGCCCTTACAAAACAATCTGAAGGCAAGCATCATATTGGAGATTTTTTACCTCCAGAAGAACTGAAAAAATTCATGGAACAATACGAGGCTAAGAAGAGCAACAGACAACCGGACTTGAGCGATTATAAGGAATACAAACTTCGTGAGGATAATGTTGGTTTTCAAATGTTACAAAAGCTCGGCTGGAAAGAAGGTCAAGGTTTGGGATCGGCTGGAACTGGAATTGTTGATCCTGTTAATAA AGCTCCACAGCGAGATGGTCATCAGGGTTTGGGTGTGGCAAGTGCTGCTGCACCTGAAGATTGCGACAATGAATACGATGCTTATCGGAAGAGAATGATGCTGGCTTATAGATTTAGACCTAATCCATtg AATAACCCTCGACGAGCATACTAttaa
- the LOC129939370 gene encoding histone-lysine N-methyltransferase 2D isoform X1, with protein sequence MSRQHLSRVDRFAQMSKLEEVIAKKRQEILEKQRTTELAKQVAAAQSIASKQNVEEAAPEDEEVIETVPPPTPQSSSSTTIIGLSSQSKLKNTFCNDGSFLTHFKKILEKHKPEPPPPQPEPEPEPELEAQAEQDREPEPIPYESSILNEQQQQQDMQHQQDMQHQQDIQHQQHQAQQQHQHQQQQQQHLPQQQQLLQQQHLHHQQQQQQHQQAPQPLKIETQMPPTELPPPPIVPSSYFNLVIPPPMMNLQVTVPPPPPPPPPVPVPLQQCIPPLYMIPPPEPLQLNTIPPPKEFDLNAIPKPEFNLDAIQVPTETTEKVFSDNSNDSITLPTSLEQLIDLVADFGDGYEDKIRSHKNALHPSLWFLFEKDSEQYISYRKELEASRLDHQLQEQELFEQDEMQHFDLAKSSKTFDDKYDPECVMDRDEDSDDEYMRGMMDRNRDNLKRRIECRNEIMEEERQREEKKKQRKSRWGEKSDEIPPALCTLGNQNKPVLSAVQRTDPALLQYARQNYGTTELEEDEWRKCEEHYKVNLLYQDMLKKRQEIDRLARSGKFKYEYDSDEDVTGGTWEHKLRNAEMEATNAWASALTKQSEGKHHIGDFLPPEELKKFMEQYEAKKSNRQPDLSDYKEYKLREDNVGFQMLQKLGWKEGQGLGSAGTGIVDPVNKAPQRDGHQGLGVASAAAPEDCDNEYDAYRKRMMLAYRFRPNPLNNPRRAYY encoded by the exons ATGTCCCGGCAACACTTAAGTCGCGTCGATCGATTCGCGCAAATGTCGAAGCTAGAGGAGGTCATTGCCAAAAAACGTCAGGAAATTCTTGAAAAACAAAGAACCACAGAATTAGCTAAGCAAGTAGCAGCTGCTCAAAGTATTGCATCTAAACAAAATGTCGAAGAGGC AGCACCCGAGGATGAAGAAGTCATTGAAACAGTACCACCACCAACGCCACAATCATCATCCTCAACAACCATAATTGGATTGAGTAGTCAATcgaaacttaaaaatacattttgtaatgATGGTTCTTTCCTTACGCATTTTAAAAAGATTCTAGAAAAACACAA GCCTGAGCCACCGCCGCCACAACCTGAGCCAGAGCCTGAACCCGAGTTAGAAGCTCAAGCTGAACAAGATAGAGAGCCAGAACCTATTCCCTATGAATCTTCTATTCTCAatgaacaacaacagcaacaagatATGCAACATCAACAAGATATGCAACATCAACAAGAcatacaacatcaacaacaccaAGCACAACAGCAACACCAacaccaacagcagcagcaacaacatctaccacaacaacaacagctactACAACAACAGCACCTccatcatcagcaacaacaacaacaacatcagcaagCTCCACAACCCTTAAAGATTGAAACTCAAATGCCTCCAACTGAATTACCTCCTCCACCAATAGTTCCAAGTTCATACTTTAATCTTGTAATTCCTCCACCAATGATGAATTTACAAGTTACAGTTCCACCACCacctccaccaccaccaccagtaCCAGTACCCCTGCAACAATGCATTCCACCACTATATATGATACCACCACCAGAGCCACTGCAATTGAATACAATTCCTCCGCCAAAGGAATTCGATCTGAATGCCATTCCTAAGCCAGAGTTCAACTTGGATGCAATTCAGGTGCCAACTGAAACGACAGAAAAAG TTTTTTCAGACAACTCAAATGACTCTATAACATTACCGACATCATTAGAACAATTAATCGATTTGGTTGCCGATTTTGGTGATGGTTATGAAGATAAAATACGTTCGCATAAAAACGCTTTACACCCATCCTTGTG GTTTCTGTTTGAGAAGGATTCTGAGCAATATATTAGTTACCGAAAAGAATTGGAAGCTTCCCGATTAGATCACCAACTGCAAGAGCAGGAACTGTTCGAGCAAGATGAAATGCAACACTTTGACTTGgctaaatcttcaaaaacatttgatgaTAAGTATGATCCTGAGTGTGTTATGGATCGCGATGAAGATTCAGATGATGAGTACATGCGAGGTATGATGGATCGAAATCGTGACAATCTAAAGCGACGAATCGAATGTCGCAATGAGATAATGGAAGAAGAGCGTCAGCGAGAAGAGAAGAAAAAGCAACGCAAAAGTCGTTGGGGAGAAAAGTCTGACGAAATACCACCTGCTCTTTGTACTCTGGGTAACCAAAACAAACCGGTATTGTCTGCTGTACAACGAACAGACCCAGCTTTGTTGCAATACGCACGTCAAAACTATGGCACAACAGAATTAGAAGAAGACGAATGGAGAAAGTGTGAGGAACACTACAAGGTCAATCTGCTTTATCAGGATATGTTGAAAAAACGACAAGAAATCGATCGATTAGCTAGATCGGGTAAATTTAAGTACGAATATGATTCGGACGAAGATGTGACTGGGGGAACTTGGGAACACAAGTTACGTAACGCTGAAATGGAAGCCACAAACGCCTGGGCATCGGCCCTTACAAAACAATCTGAAGGCAAGCATCATATTGGAGATTTTTTACCTCCAGAAGAACTGAAAAAATTCATGGAACAATACGAGGCTAAGAAGAGCAACAGACAACCGGACTTGAGCGATTATAAGGAATACAAACTTCGTGAGGATAATGTTGGTTTTCAAATGTTACAAAAGCTCGGCTGGAAAGAAGGTCAAGGTTTGGGATCGGCTGGAACTGGAATTGTTGATCCTGTTAATAA AGCTCCACAGCGAGATGGTCATCAGGGTTTGGGTGTGGCAAGTGCTGCTGCACCTGAAGATTGCGACAATGAATACGATGCTTATCGGAAGAGAATGATGCTGGCTTATAGATTTAGACCTAATCCATtg AATAACCCTCGACGAGCATACTAttaa